The Mauremys reevesii isolate NIE-2019 linkage group 1, ASM1616193v1, whole genome shotgun sequence genome has a segment encoding these proteins:
- the C1H2orf49 gene encoding ashwin, whose amino-acid sequence MAAQGGGGRMDSDLLLHPELLSQEFLRLTLEQKNILVENNAKIDKDGLTNLYVQHAIPLPQRDLPKSRWGKMMEKKRELNETKNDRKSVTTVEGLRKRPLIVFDGSSTSTSIKVKKTENGAADRLKPPTAGITADTFRRSSVPSNASTYISASSLSQEAKLETRKNEAKQNSVPVTNSVLANLKLPPLTPVAGAAVVKLKRAAPKEESESANDLKPTEAKKKIQHVTWP is encoded by the exons ATGGCGGCGCAGGGGGGAGGCGGGCGGATGGACTCGGACCTGTTGCTGCACCCGGAGCTGCTGTCGCAGGAGTTCCTGCGGCTCACCCTGGAGCAg AAGAACATACTAGTTGAAAATAATGCAAAGATCGACAAAGATGGCCTCACTAATCTCTATGTTCAACATGCCATACCATTGCCTCAGCGGGACTTACCCAAAAGTAGATGGGGGAAAATGATGGAAAAGAAAAGGGAgctaaatgaaacaaaaaatgatCGTAAAAG TGTTACAACTGTGGAAGGCTTACGGAAACGGCCACTAATTGTATTTGATGGCAGTTCAACAAGTACAAGTATAAAAGTGAAAAAGACAGAAAACGGCGCTGCTGATCGCCTAAAACCACCTACAGCTGGAATCACTGCCGATACTTTTAGGAGATCATCTGTTCCTTCAAACGCCTCAACATACATTTCAGCCTCCAGTTTAtcacaggaggctaaactggaaACTAGGAAGAATGAGGCTAAACAGAACAGTGTTCCGGTGACTAATAGCGTATTGGCTAATCTGAAGTTGCCACCTTTGACCCCTGTAGCAGGAGCTGCTGTTGTGAAATTAAAGAGAGCAGCTCCAAAAGAAGAATCTGAATCAGCG